One genomic region from Candidatus Nitrosopumilus koreensis AR1 encodes:
- the pdxS gene encoding pyridoxal 5'-phosphate synthase lyase subunit PdxS has protein sequence MLPLSGERKDAKGIISDKSDSADIIRGSSTLKRGFAHMLKNGVVMDVTTVEQAQIAEEAGAVSVMVLDKLPSDVRKAGGVARTASIRIIEDIMDSVTIPVMAKCRIGHVNEALVLQETDVDMIDESEVLTPADELRHIWKWDLTTPVVNGARSLAEALRRIEEGAAMIRTKGEPGTGNVAEAITHIKKVNDELRTIKSIYDSGDNQDLVRMAREFKVSYDIIEQTAKLGRLPVVNFAAGGIATPADAAYLMSLGCDGIFVGSGIFNANDAKERARAIVLATTFWNETDKVKEAQKMIDERQSMLGLDVKTLELRMQDRGGSA, from the coding sequence ATGCTTCCACTATCTGGAGAACGCAAAGACGCAAAGGGTATAATTTCTGATAAATCAGACTCTGCTGATATTATTCGTGGTTCATCAACTCTAAAACGTGGATTTGCCCACATGCTAAAGAACGGAGTTGTAATGGATGTCACAACTGTTGAGCAAGCTCAGATTGCAGAAGAAGCAGGCGCAGTATCTGTGATGGTTCTAGACAAACTTCCTTCTGATGTTAGAAAAGCAGGAGGCGTTGCAAGAACTGCAAGTATTAGAATTATTGAAGATATTATGGATTCAGTTACAATTCCTGTAATGGCAAAATGCAGAATTGGTCATGTCAATGAAGCACTTGTTTTGCAAGAAACTGATGTTGATATGATTGATGAATCAGAAGTGTTAACTCCAGCTGATGAACTTCGTCACATTTGGAAATGGGATCTCACAACTCCTGTTGTAAACGGTGCACGATCTTTGGCAGAAGCTTTGAGAAGAATTGAAGAAGGTGCAGCTATGATTAGAACAAAAGGAGAACCTGGAACAGGAAATGTTGCAGAAGCTATTACTCATATTAAAAAAGTAAATGATGAATTAAGAACAATAAAATCAATTTATGATTCTGGAGACAACCAAGACTTGGTTAGAATGGCAAGAGAGTTCAAAGTGTCTTATGATATTATTGAGCAAACAGCAAAACTTGGCAGATTACCTGTTGTGAACTTTGCTGCCGGTGGAATTGCAACACCAGCTGATGCAGCATACCTAATGTCATTGGGATGTGATGGAATCTTTGTTGGTTCTGGAATTTTTAATGCCAATGATGCAAAAGAGCGTGCAAGAGCAATTGTCTTGGCAACTACTTTCTGGAATGAGACTGACAAAGTCAAAGAAGCACAAAAAATGATTGATGAAAGACAATCAATGCTTGGATTAGATGTTAAAACACTAGAATTACGTATGCAAGATAGAGGCGGTTCTGCATGA
- a CDS encoding HNH endonuclease: MSTDIIDYDEMVKRENGIHLQHGMNFEIGGTYSVILMSQAPNAPYQDELKDNGLTLIYEGHDVPKNWGVKNPKSVDQPETSRIGTLTRNGKFHYAAQNFKKGRRDAEKVRVYEKIKPGIWAYNGVFNLTDSWTESDGNRNVFKFRLEATTEEVESRKQTKLDNRRIIPTKIKQEVWKRDEGKCVKCGSKENLHFDHVIPHSKGGTSITAENIQILCAKHNLEKRDNIV; this comes from the coding sequence TTGAGTACTGATATTATCGATTATGATGAAATGGTTAAACGAGAAAATGGTATTCATCTACAACATGGAATGAATTTTGAGATTGGTGGAACATATTCTGTCATTTTAATGTCTCAGGCCCCTAATGCGCCATATCAAGATGAATTGAAAGATAATGGATTGACCTTAATTTATGAAGGCCATGACGTTCCAAAAAATTGGGGTGTCAAAAATCCTAAATCTGTTGATCAACCTGAAACTTCACGTATTGGAACATTAACACGTAATGGAAAATTCCATTACGCAGCTCAAAATTTTAAAAAAGGAAGAAGAGATGCTGAAAAAGTTCGAGTTTATGAAAAAATTAAACCTGGAATATGGGCTTACAATGGTGTTTTCAATTTGACTGATTCTTGGACTGAATCAGACGGTAACCGAAATGTTTTCAAATTTAGACTTGAAGCAACTACTGAAGAAGTAGAATCACGAAAACAAACCAAGCTTGACAACAGACGTATTATTCCTACAAAAATAAAACAAGAAGTTTGGAAGAGAGATGAAGGAAAATGTGTTAAATGTGGTTCTAAAGAAAACCTGCATTTTGACCATGTAATCCCTCACTCTAAAGGTGGAACTTCAATAACTGCTGAAAATATACAAATTCTTTGTGCTAAACATAATTTAGAAAAACGAGACAATATTGTCTAA
- a CDS encoding SIR2 family protein has protein sequence MSGIDLKITKAERLNPKEISALFIPSLDFSKIIDRDTVYLMGPKGAGKSMVLNYLSFPVQIERFNQEKLNDYDKSYLGIYLRCNEHYFGSEKEILDEHGNPQNIWKKRFVHLFNLTVCEILTKQLALIKEKNFFVVTNNEEETVCDEIKEIFSLTSESKFHEIRKAIRAKIRDIRKTNITSTIVEECTDTSQLAEIQNFLQESIKEFEEKMLVVLLDEYHELSEYQQKVLSDIISVRKPLFKIASLPVGLTTSRVTGGMYLDFSQDYQVVNIGARNVTPGSPEQTELQKFFKLMVNKRLENTGTTIEELLDGEPKSSKNEDEKPDYSGLTNFVILSGGNAKTFLDLLYMTISKWDGSTRYIPRKVQQIAVKEFAREQMDGIDYIPAISVYLFRALILKIGLWFQNYLRNTKRNYLQIGIKDPENISKETLEILSIAIKRSYLMAPSFERYSRDKIKLLSITLNNDLLPYFDLPLTTHQVKEITAQDLENLVDKRSIISGTKIEFGEKKIQPIQSSETLIPHLGVVDEIVDHIKKDELAIFIGSGLSTELGYPTGGELARSIAKHFRIEYTGEDLSTIAERAITKRSRVDVIRFIKSVLEQSKQKESKSYSKLADLGVKIIFTTNWDTSIEDALSNKGHKIQKITRDESIPLATNDCTLVYKIHGDFNNPEMFVITDGDVLDEDNTRPGIINALKDTFLRKNFLFIGYSMSDLDFKTIFHLINRHQGEFKLTSYATVLEGPIEKMNVLKAKKILPLNIRGDVLISSIHEKLVGGSK, from the coding sequence TTGTCTGGCATAGATTTAAAAATTACAAAAGCTGAAAGACTAAATCCTAAAGAAATATCTGCATTGTTCATTCCCTCACTTGATTTTTCCAAAATTATTGATAGGGATACTGTGTATCTTATGGGGCCAAAAGGGGCAGGCAAATCCATGGTATTGAATTATCTTTCATTTCCAGTTCAAATTGAACGATTTAATCAGGAAAAATTGAATGACTATGACAAATCTTATCTGGGAATTTATCTTAGGTGTAACGAACATTATTTCGGCAGTGAAAAAGAAATTCTTGATGAACATGGAAATCCTCAGAACATTTGGAAAAAACGTTTTGTTCATTTGTTTAATCTGACTGTTTGTGAAATTCTAACAAAACAATTAGCGTTGATTAAAGAAAAAAATTTTTTTGTTGTTACTAATAATGAAGAGGAGACTGTATGTGATGAAATAAAAGAAATTTTTAGTTTGACATCCGAATCAAAGTTTCACGAAATCAGAAAAGCTATTAGGGCCAAAATTAGAGATATTCGAAAAACAAACATAACCAGTACGATTGTTGAAGAATGTACAGACACCTCACAGTTAGCCGAAATTCAGAATTTTTTACAAGAATCAATAAAGGAGTTTGAAGAAAAGATGCTGGTAGTTTTATTAGATGAATATCATGAATTAAGTGAATACCAACAAAAAGTACTTTCAGACATCATTTCGGTAAGAAAACCCTTGTTCAAAATAGCATCATTGCCTGTAGGACTAACAACATCTCGAGTTACAGGTGGTATGTATTTGGATTTTTCACAAGACTATCAAGTTGTAAATATTGGAGCACGTAATGTTACTCCTGGTTCCCCTGAACAGACTGAACTGCAAAAATTCTTTAAACTTATGGTGAATAAGAGATTAGAGAATACTGGTACCACTATTGAGGAATTATTAGACGGAGAACCAAAGTCTTCGAAAAATGAAGATGAAAAACCAGATTATTCTGGATTGACTAATTTTGTTATTTTATCTGGTGGAAATGCTAAAACCTTTTTGGATTTACTTTACATGACAATCTCAAAGTGGGATGGGAGTACGCGGTATATTCCTCGTAAAGTTCAACAAATTGCTGTAAAAGAATTTGCACGTGAACAAATGGATGGAATTGATTATATTCCTGCAATCTCAGTTTATCTATTTCGTGCATTAATCCTCAAAATAGGATTATGGTTCCAAAATTATCTTAGAAATACTAAAAGAAATTATTTACAGATAGGAATCAAAGATCCAGAGAACATCTCAAAAGAAACTCTTGAAATTCTGTCTATTGCAATCAAACGTTCTTATTTAATGGCTCCTTCTTTCGAGAGATATTCTAGAGATAAGATTAAACTATTGTCCATCACCCTCAACAACGATTTACTGCCTTACTTTGATTTACCGCTTACCACTCATCAAGTCAAAGAAATAACTGCACAAGATTTAGAAAATTTAGTAGATAAAAGAAGTATTATTTCAGGCACAAAAATAGAATTTGGCGAAAAGAAAATTCAACCCATACAATCTTCAGAAACTTTAATTCCGCATTTGGGTGTAGTTGATGAAATTGTAGACCATATTAAAAAAGATGAATTAGCAATTTTCATTGGTTCTGGATTGTCTACAGAACTTGGATATCCTACAGGAGGAGAATTAGCACGAAGTATTGCAAAACATTTTCGTATTGAATATACAGGAGAGGATCTATCTACCATTGCAGAAAGAGCAATTACAAAAAGAAGCAGAGTAGATGTCATTCGATTTATCAAATCAGTATTAGAACAATCAAAACAAAAGGAATCTAAATCCTATAGTAAATTGGCAGATTTAGGGGTAAAGATAATTTTTACAACTAACTGGGATACTTCGATAGAAGATGCTTTGTCTAATAAAGGTCACAAAATTCAAAAAATAACACGAGATGAATCAATTCCATTAGCTACTAACGACTGTACTTTAGTTTACAAAATTCATGGAGATTTTAACAATCCAGAAATGTTTGTAATTACAGATGGAGATGTTTTAGATGAAGACAATACAAGACCCGGAATAATTAATGCACTTAAAGATACATTCCTACGAAAGAATTTCCTGTTTATAGGGTATAGTATGTCCGATCTAGACTTCAAGACAATTTTTCATTTAATAAACAGACATCAAGGGGAATTCAAACTTACATCATATGCAACAGTTCTTGAAGGACCAATTGAAAAGATGAATGTTCTCAAAGCAAAAAAGATCTTACCTTTGAATATTAGAGGAGATGTTTTGATTAGTTCAATTCATGAAAAACTAGTAGGGGGGTCAAAATGA